One Embleya scabrispora DNA segment encodes these proteins:
- a CDS encoding phytoene desaturase family protein, with protein sequence MTRVDVAVVGSGPNGLAAAVTMARAGLTVHVHEQAATIGGGLRAQALFDAEVRHDVCAAVHPMAAASAFFREFDLAARGVTLLRAPIAYAHPLDGGAAALAHHDLTETCEGLGPDGRRWRRLMAPLMRHSTGVTDFLLSSQRSLPPDFAAPLLLGPRVLGHLLRTNGLRTEAGRALLTGVAAHAMGRLPSAPAGAIALLLGHLAHATGWPLPQGGSVRIADALADDLRAHGGTVHTDRRITDLAELDARVIMLDTTPRGLAALAGDRLPPRYRRALDRYRYGPGAAKADFLVGGPIPWAAPEVGRAGTVHLGGTRPATIATENAAVRGEAGEEPFVLLVDPAVTDPGRAVGGRRPVWAYAHVPNGDTRDPVPLITRRIERYAPGFTDTVIASRGVSAAAYETYNPNYPGGDIGAGAVTLTQSVFRPVAAWNPYRTPLPGVYLCSASTPPGPGVHGMCGYFAARAALHREFDVSTAPRLGPCDRGAR encoded by the coding sequence ATGACGCGCGTCGACGTCGCCGTCGTGGGCAGCGGCCCGAACGGCCTGGCCGCCGCGGTCACCATGGCGCGCGCCGGGCTGACCGTGCACGTCCACGAACAGGCCGCCACCATCGGCGGCGGCCTTCGCGCCCAGGCGCTCTTCGACGCCGAGGTCCGGCACGACGTCTGCGCGGCAGTGCACCCCATGGCCGCCGCGTCCGCGTTCTTCCGGGAGTTCGACCTCGCGGCGCGCGGCGTGACGCTGCTGCGGGCGCCGATCGCCTACGCGCATCCCCTGGACGGCGGCGCCGCCGCGTTGGCCCACCACGACCTCACCGAGACCTGCGAGGGTCTCGGCCCGGACGGCCGCCGCTGGCGACGGCTGATGGCGCCGCTGATGCGGCACAGTACGGGCGTGACCGACTTCCTGTTGTCCAGCCAGCGGTCCCTGCCGCCCGACTTCGCCGCCCCGCTGCTGCTGGGCCCGCGCGTGCTCGGACACCTCCTGCGGACCAACGGGTTGCGTACCGAGGCCGGCCGGGCACTGCTCACCGGAGTCGCGGCGCACGCGATGGGCCGACTGCCCAGCGCGCCCGCAGGCGCCATCGCACTGCTGCTCGGGCACCTGGCCCACGCGACCGGCTGGCCGCTGCCGCAAGGCGGCAGCGTTCGCATCGCCGATGCCCTGGCCGACGACCTGCGAGCGCACGGCGGTACGGTGCACACCGACCGCCGGATCACCGACCTCGCGGAACTCGACGCCCGGGTGATCATGCTGGACACCACACCGCGCGGCCTGGCCGCGCTGGCCGGCGACCGGCTGCCGCCGCGCTACCGTCGCGCGTTGGACCGCTACCGCTACGGTCCCGGCGCGGCGAAGGCCGATTTCCTGGTCGGTGGGCCCATCCCGTGGGCCGCCCCGGAGGTGGGCCGGGCCGGGACCGTGCACCTGGGAGGTACCCGCCCGGCGACAATCGCGACGGAGAACGCGGCGGTCCGGGGCGAAGCCGGCGAAGAACCGTTCGTACTCCTGGTCGACCCCGCCGTGACCGACCCCGGCCGCGCCGTCGGCGGCCGCCGCCCGGTGTGGGCCTACGCCCATGTGCCCAACGGCGACACCCGGGATCCGGTGCCGCTGATCACCCGGCGCATCGAACGGTATGCCCCCGGCTTCACCGACACGGTGATCGCCTCGCGCGGTGTGTCGGCGGCCGCATACGAGACGTACAACCCGAACTATCCCGGCGGCGACATCGGCGCGGGAGCCGTCACGCTCACCCAGTCCGTCTTCCGGCCGGTGGCGGCCTGGAATCCGTACCGTACGCCCCTGCCCGGCGTGTACCTGTGCTCGGCGTCGACACCCCCGGGCCCCGGCGTGCACGGCATGTGCGGGTACTTCGCAGCCCGGGCCGCCCTGCACAGGGAGTTCGACGTGAGCACCGCCCCGCGCCTGGGGCCGTGTGACCGAGGGGCGCGGTGA
- a CDS encoding class I SAM-dependent methyltransferase codes for MTIEDIGYGGQFRGWYDRVFPSAAATRATVDALARFHPDPARGTLEFGVGTGRIALPLSHRVGPVVGVDSSPEMLAALEEKADEGEVIAELGDIRTYRGDRRYGLVYCVCSTLSLILDPEGQRDAVARAAEHLRPGGRLLVETHNQPGIVNLHQGLVRTTLFVPYPERDTGLQLHATLLADDRIWQVSTVLFESDGTHRIGTETARLLTPDEVDGYARDCGLRPEGHYGNWQRADYTLDAGLFVASYTKPA; via the coding sequence ATGACGATCGAAGACATCGGCTACGGAGGGCAGTTCCGCGGCTGGTACGACCGCGTCTTCCCGAGCGCCGCCGCCACCCGCGCCACCGTCGACGCCCTGGCACGATTCCACCCGGACCCGGCCCGGGGCACGCTGGAGTTCGGGGTCGGGACCGGCCGTATCGCGCTGCCGCTGTCCCACCGTGTCGGCCCGGTCGTCGGCGTGGACTCCTCGCCGGAGATGTTGGCAGCTCTCGAAGAGAAGGCCGACGAGGGCGAGGTGATCGCCGAACTCGGCGATATCCGGACCTACCGCGGCGACCGACGGTACGGCCTCGTCTACTGCGTCTGCTCCACGCTCTCCCTGATCCTCGACCCCGAGGGGCAGCGGGACGCCGTCGCCCGCGCGGCCGAACACCTGCGGCCCGGCGGCAGATTGCTGGTCGAGACGCACAACCAACCCGGCATCGTGAACCTGCATCAGGGGCTGGTCCGCACCACCTTGTTCGTGCCGTACCCGGAGCGCGACACCGGCCTTCAACTGCACGCCACTCTCCTGGCCGACGACCGGATCTGGCAGGTCTCCACCGTGTTGTTCGAGAGCGACGGCACGCACCGGATCGGGACCGAGACCGCGCGGCTGCTCACGCCCGACGAGGTCGACGGCTATGCCCGGGACTGCGGACTGCGGCCCGAGGGCCACTACGGCAACTGGCAGCGGGCCGATTACACACTCGACGCCGGCCTGTTCGTCGCGTCCTACACCAAGCCCGCATGA
- a CDS encoding linaridin-like RiPP translates to MSPVAQFANASLTDVSPGMLSGIDAARLDSPADPVMATPLITAVFAVATDMLAQNIANYVNRNAH, encoded by the coding sequence ATGTCGCCAGTAGCCCAATTCGCCAACGCATCCCTGACCGATGTCTCCCCGGGGATGCTCTCGGGAATCGACGCCGCCCGCCTGGACAGCCCCGCCGACCCCGTGATGGCCACCCCGCTCATCACGGCCGTCTTCGCGGTCGCAACGGACATGCTGGCGCAGAACATCGCCAACTACGTCAACCGAAACGCTCACTGA
- a CDS encoding ABC transporter ATP-binding protein codes for MNLREIVRRHRILLICGLVLGLAGAAAKLAQPWMLGRLIRAVSLDESIARPIAFIALFFLVDAGLSAGHAYTIGRAGENIVFDVRRVLGARLLRSRIPHFSRLEHGDVFARTVSDTSIACLTIAQAMAQMVTSVFMLGGGIVLMARLDWRLLLAAVGCLGLASGCALLLARRVRIAALRNREDIGAFGSGLQRVLGALTTVKASRAEERETEELTLLAARARRSGIRVTGFGSLLTPAINVGTQLSLAVVVCWGMARVATGSLSAAELTSFVMYLFYLVTPLVVLFMSIGQIQQGRAAVQRVAELGAIPQEEDVHAEPGKGRECEPVAQWTSAIRFENVGFAYREHAPVLRGVSFTLPCRGLTAIVGASGAGKTTMFQLIERFHRPDSGTIRVAGRDVAGLGLAELRSLVGYVEQDTPLLRGTIRENLTYANPEADPAEIARALRLASLAGFVAALPDGLDTELGERGAGLSGGQRQRLAIARTLLQRPAVILLDEVTAHLDSETEAALRDAMAEAARECAVLAIAHRLSTIVQADRIIVMEEGRVRAIGTHRELVESDEVYRRLAGLQFATEEAPA; via the coding sequence ATGAACCTGCGAGAAATCGTCCGCCGCCATCGAATCCTGCTGATCTGCGGTCTGGTCCTGGGCCTGGCCGGTGCGGCGGCCAAGCTCGCTCAGCCCTGGATGCTGGGTCGGCTGATCCGGGCCGTGTCTTTGGACGAGTCGATCGCGCGGCCCATCGCGTTCATCGCGCTGTTCTTCCTCGTGGACGCGGGGCTGAGCGCGGGACACGCCTATACGATCGGCCGGGCCGGCGAGAACATCGTCTTCGACGTCCGGCGCGTTCTCGGCGCCCGCCTGCTCCGCAGCCGGATCCCGCACTTCTCGCGCCTGGAGCACGGAGACGTCTTCGCGCGGACCGTGTCCGACACCTCCATCGCCTGCCTGACGATTGCTCAGGCGATGGCGCAGATGGTGACCTCCGTCTTCATGCTGGGCGGTGGGATCGTGCTGATGGCCAGGCTCGACTGGAGACTGCTGCTTGCCGCGGTCGGCTGCCTCGGCCTGGCCAGTGGCTGTGCGCTGCTGCTGGCCCGTCGGGTGCGCATCGCCGCCCTGCGGAACCGGGAGGACATCGGCGCGTTCGGTTCGGGTCTGCAACGGGTGCTCGGCGCGCTCACCACGGTCAAGGCGTCGCGCGCGGAGGAGCGCGAGACCGAGGAACTGACACTTTTGGCGGCGCGGGCGCGGCGCAGCGGAATCCGGGTCACCGGGTTCGGTTCGCTCCTGACTCCGGCGATCAACGTCGGTACCCAACTCTCGCTCGCCGTCGTCGTCTGCTGGGGCATGGCCCGCGTCGCCACGGGGTCGCTGTCGGCCGCCGAGCTCACGTCGTTCGTGATGTACCTGTTCTACCTGGTGACGCCGCTGGTGGTGCTGTTCATGTCGATCGGCCAGATCCAGCAGGGCCGTGCCGCGGTTCAGCGCGTGGCGGAGCTGGGAGCGATTCCGCAGGAGGAGGACGTGCACGCGGAACCCGGGAAGGGGCGGGAGTGCGAGCCCGTCGCGCAGTGGACGTCCGCGATCCGCTTCGAGAATGTCGGATTCGCGTATCGCGAGCACGCCCCGGTGTTGCGGGGCGTCTCCTTCACCCTGCCGTGTCGCGGCCTGACCGCGATCGTCGGTGCCTCCGGCGCCGGGAAGACGACGATGTTCCAGCTCATCGAGCGTTTCCACCGGCCGGATTCCGGCACGATCCGGGTCGCGGGCCGTGACGTCGCCGGCCTCGGGCTCGCCGAACTGCGGTCGTTGGTGGGCTACGTCGAGCAGGACACGCCATTGCTGCGCGGTACGATCCGGGAGAATCTGACCTATGCGAATCCCGAGGCCGACCCGGCCGAGATCGCCCGTGCGCTGCGGCTCGCCAGCCTGGCGGGCTTCGTCGCCGCCCTGCCCGACGGGCTCGACACCGAACTCGGGGAGCGCGGCGCAGGCTTGTCCGGCGGCCAGCGGCAGCGGCTCGCGATCGCCCGCACGTTGTTGCAGAGGCCGGCGGTGATTCTGTTGGACGAGGTCACCGCACACCTGGACAGCGAGACCGAGGCCGCGCTGCGCGACGCGATGGCGGAAGCCGCTCGCGAGTGCGCGGTGCTGGCCATCGCCCATCGACTGTCCACCATCGTGCAAGCCGACCGCATCATCGTCATGGAGGAGGGACGCGTGCGAGCGATCGGTACCCACCGGGAACTCGTGGAGTCGGACGAGGTGTATCGGCGGCTTGCCGGCCTGCAGTTCGCCACCGAGGAAGCGCCGGCATGA